Proteins encoded by one window of Anguilla rostrata isolate EN2019 chromosome 9, ASM1855537v3, whole genome shotgun sequence:
- the polr2j gene encoding DNA-directed RNA polymerase II subunit RPB11-a, whose protein sequence is MNAPPAFESFLLFEGEKKITIIKDTKVPNACLFTLNKEDHTLGNIIRSQLLKDPQVLFAGYKVPHPLEHKIVIRVQTTPDYSPQEAFTNAITDLISELSLLEERFRVAIKDKQEGIE, encoded by the exons ATGAACGCGCCTCCAGCTTTCGagtcatttttgttatttgaaggagaaaaaaa AATTACAATAATTAAAGACACCAAGGTGCCAAATGCTTGCCTTTTCACACTGAACAAGGAGGACCACACACTTGGCAACATTATAAGATC CCAGCTGCTGAAGGACCCTCAGGTGCTGTTTGCTGGGTATAAGGTCCCCCATCCACTGGAACACAAAATCGTAATTCGTGTCCAGACGACCCCAGACTACAGCCCCCAGGAGGCCTTCACCAATGCCATCACCGACCTCATCAGCGAGTTGTCCTTGCTGGAAGAAAGATTCAGG GTGGCCATCAAAGACAAACAGGAAGGGATTGAATGA
- the alkbh4 gene encoding alpha-ketoglutarate-dependent dioxygenase alkB homolog 4: MAASEDSEPANCGCKGIRSCLVCENLNGKRRAEDTDHSEFFFKYEPSSGLAVRWNEGGVHESFPFPGVLLWEDFVSEEEERDLVNMMDQDLWKESQSGRKKQDFGPKVNFKKQRVRVGTFSGLPAISRKFVLRMSQEKLLQGFQPVEQCNLDYSPQRGSAIDPHLDDCWLWGERLVTVNLLSDTVITMSSEEGQREVRVCVGFPRRSLLVLHGEARHKWKHAIHRQDIRQRRVCSTFRELSSAFLPGGEYEAIGSQLLDIALGFQGSSV, from the exons ATGGCTGCTTCAGAAGATAGTGAACCTGCCAATTGTGGCTGCAAAGGAATCCGTTCTTGCCTTGTTTGTGAGAATTTAAACGGGAAACGACGGGCAGAAGATACGGACCATTCG GAATTCTTTTTTAAGTACGAGCCATCATCGGGACTAGCAGTGAGGTGGAATGAGGGTGGTGTGCACGAGTCATTCCCCTTCCCTGGAGTCTTGCTGTGGGAGGACTTCGTgtcggaggaggaagagagggactTGGTAAACATGATGGACCAAGACCTATGGAAAGAATCGCAGTCTGGACGCAAGAAACAG GACTTTGGGCCCAAAGTGAACTTTAAAAAGCAGCGTGTGCGTGTTGGGACCTTCAGTGGCCTGCCTGCAATAAGCCGCAAATTTGTGCTTCGAATGAGCCAAGAGAAACTGCTGCAGGGATTCCAGCCTGTGGAGCAGTGCAACTTGGATTACAGTCCCCAGCGAGGATCTGCCATAGATCCCCACTTGGATGACTGCTGGTTGTGGGGGGAACGTCTGGTCACCGTAAACCTACTCTCTGACACCGTTATTACAATGAGCTCTGAAGAAGGACAGCGAGAAGTGCGCGTATGTGTCGGCTTTCCCCGTCGATCGCTGCTTGTGCTTCACGGCGAGGCGCGACACAAGTGGAAACACGCCATTCACCGACAGGACATCCGCCAGCGCAGAGTTTGTTCAACGTTCAGGGAACTGTCCTCTGCGTTTCTGCCTGGTGGAGAATATGAAGCAATTGGCTCCCAACTGCTGGACATCGCCCTTGGCTTCCAGGGTTCATCagtataa